A stretch of the Lytechinus variegatus isolate NC3 chromosome 5, Lvar_3.0, whole genome shotgun sequence genome encodes the following:
- the LOC121415717 gene encoding Krueppel-like factor 9 produces the protein MTTLSHFQDDMNSGMDMSMDATTAAECLLAIAASKPSSKPPEFMETCDEEGVFSPDGASTGNHHMSDPSGLHPHSHSSLFMVARILADLEKYRPRQEIPSPISDCPSPPPIINGPYDGLSNALASNFDSFAPTPQRGDYTNQTQAGKQRNRRSKPSQNLNSVKKHHCHYHGCEKIYGKSSHLKAHLRTHTGERPFPCNWQDCNKRFARSDELARHYRTHTGEKRFACPLCEKRFMRSDHLMKHARRHAEFHPSMIKRPGSAASSLASEGSHSPCSSPAHSP, from the exons ATGACGACGTTATCTCACTTTCAGGACGATATGAATTCTGGCATGGATATGAGCATGGATGCCACAACAGCAGCAGAATGTCTTCTTGCAATAGCAGCGTCAAAACCGAGCAGTAAACCCCCCGAATTTATGGAAACATGCGACGAGGAAGGGGTATTTTCGCCAGACGGAGCGAGCACGGGCAATCACCACATGTCGGACCCGTCCGGCCTCCATCCACACAGTCACAGTTCTTTGTTCATGGTGGCAAGAATTTTAGCCGATCTTGAAAAATACAGACCAAGACAGGAAATTCCATCACCAATTAGTGACTGTCCAAGCCCCCCACCTATTATAAATGGACCTTATGATGGACTCAGCAACGCCCTTGCATCGAATTTTGACTCTTTTGCACCAACTCCACAACGTGGTGACTACACGAATCAGACGCAGGcaggaaaacaaagaaacaggCGATCAAAGCCGTCACAAAATCTCAATTCCGTCAAGAAACACCACTGTCACTACCACGgatgtgaaaaaatatatgggAAATCATCACATCTTAAAGCTCATCTCAGAACACATACAG GTGAGAGACCATTCCCCTGTAATTGGCAAGACTGTAACAAACGTTTTGCAAGATCTGACGAGCTGGCCCGTCACTACCGAACACACACTGGAGAGAAGAGATTTGCATGTCCACTATGCGAGAAGAGGTTTATGAGGAGTGACCACTTGATGAAGCATGCCAGAAGACATGCAGAGTTTCATCCGAGCATGATCAAGAGACCAGGAAGCGCAGCAAGTTCGTTAGCCAGCGAGGGAAGCCATTCCCCCTGCTCCAGTCCTGCACATTCCCCTTGA